The Drosophila ananassae strain 14024-0371.13 chromosome Y unlocalized genomic scaffold, ASM1763931v2 tig00000100, whole genome shotgun sequence genome contains a region encoding:
- the LOC123258196 gene encoding uncharacterized protein LOC123258196 — translation MGRHGVGTRSNNGDRLADLCQTFQLVIGGTVFPHKEVHKYTWTSPTGHTRNQIDHLCISRKWRHSLSDVRNRRSASIDSDHELLVGELLIKLRRSHTATRRSTRRPPPLNLHRLGDPVISTRLATMLREQLTPQQNHTWEHTCSTLRSTADCLLGTRQRRSTDWISTRTWKLISRRNSLKSKADDDCRARDEYKELCKLVKKSARNDKRALIDRLAENAESAANANNMRSLYQTIKHASSADDDFKSIVPNTNTRIPHTTPSVREIRDAIRKLKNNKAAGEDGLPAELLQVDTLLMAEKLRPHFESIWENERIHPSWKKGIIVKLPKKGDLSDCNNWRGITLLNTSYKVLATLLNERLLEKIEPTIRDEQGGFRPHRSCVDQANTLRAITEHAVEWRAPLHRFPEGVRLMKAMYDDADLAVLHNGKISAPFQMNTGVKQGCPKRVIGLTRRLL, via the exons ATGGGCCGACACGGTGTGGGAACACGTAGCAACAACGGCGACAGGCTGGCCGACCTATGCCAGACATTCCAACTGGTCATTGGTGGCACTGTATTCCCCCACAAGGAAGTGCACAAGTACACGTGGACATCACCGACTGGACATACACGCAACCAAATTGACCATCTGTGCATAAGTAGGAAATGGAGACACTCCCTTAGCGATGTACGGAACAGGAGAAGTGCGTCAATTGACAGTGACCATGAACTACTAGTCGGAGAGCTTTTAATCAAGCTCAGACGAAGTCACACGGCCACCAGAAGAAGCACAAGAAGACCACCCCCCCTGAACTTACACCGACTTGGAGACCCTGTCATATCCACCAGATTGGCAACAATGCTGCGTGAACAGCTAACACCGCAGCAGAATCACACCTGGGAACACACATGCAGCACACTGAGGAGCACCGCGGATTGCTTGCTTGGCACCCGACAACGCAGGAGCACAGACTGGATCTCGACACGCACATGGAAGCTTATCAGTAGAAGAAATTCCCTCAAGTCGAAGGCGGATGACGACTGCAGAGCCCGGGATGAATACAAGGAACTCTGCAAGCTAGTGAAGAAATCAGCCAGAAATGACAAGAGAGCACTGATAGATAGGCTTGCAGAAAATGCAGAGAGCGCCGCCAACGCCAACAACATGCGCTCACTATACCAAACAATCA AGCATGCGAGCAGCGCAGATGACGACTTCAAAAGTATTGTacccaacaccaacaccagaATACCTCACACGACACCATCTGTTAGAGAAATTCGTGATGCAATCAGGAAAttgaagaacaacaaagcagCCGGAGAGGACGGTCTACCCGCAGAACTGCTCCAAGTTGACACGCTTCTAATGGCCGAAAAGTTGCGCCCGCATTTCGAGAGCATATGGGAGAACGAGCGAATCCACCCATCCTGGAAGAAAGGCATCATCGTAAAACTACCGAAGAAAGGAGACCTCAGTGATTGCAATAATTGGCGAGGAATCACCCTGCTGAACACCAGCTACAAAGTGCTAGCCACTTTACTGAATGAACGTCTACTGGAAAAAATCGAGCCAACAATACGCGATGAACAAGGAGGCTTTAGGCCACACAGAAGCTGCGTAGACCAAGCGAACACATTACGCGCAATCACCGAACATGCTGTGGAATGGCGCGCGCCGCTTCATCGATTTCCAGAAGGCGTTCGACTCA TGAAAGCTATGTACGATGATGCGGATTTGGCGGTACTGCACAATGGAAAAATCAGTGCACCCTTCCAGATGAACACTGGCGTCAAGCAAGGATGCCCCAAGAGAgtgatcgggttgaccaggcgcttgctgtga